One genomic window of Antricoccus suffuscus includes the following:
- a CDS encoding AMP-binding protein, producing the protein MRTPLTLANFIDRAESIYRDRPAIIDEPDQPAAPLNVTYGELARRARAIQAGLDELGIGEGERVGIVSHNAGRLFELFFAVPTSGRIFVPINFRLRPDEVQFIVEHSGCSVLLVDEEIAESLKGVTAPHKFVVGKESDDALLRFDTEPRPWRNVDEDAFATINYTSGTTANPKGVVQTHRSLWVNAVTFAMHMGITDRDVYMHTLPMFHCNGWGLPFATTAFGVPQVVIRKIDGAEILRRVQQHGVTLLAGAPAVWNMTLDAAADCEAGQVPGSGTTRIIVAGAAPPTKTIQRVDEELGWEFNQIYGLTETSPLITVNRTRKEDLDKSPEERAKLLGRAGAPTLGTSFTTAEDGEVYVRSNVCLDHYWENPVATDEALEGGWFHTGDGGSIGDDGYITIADRKKDIIITGGENVSSLEVEDALFSHPAVAEVAVIGVPDEKWGETIKALVVVNPGAEVTEADIIAHCKKLLAGYKAPTTVEFREEIPRTATGKIQKFKLRQPFWEGRERQIN; encoded by the coding sequence ATGCGCACACCACTTACTCTCGCTAACTTCATCGATCGCGCGGAGTCCATCTATCGCGACCGTCCCGCGATCATCGACGAACCGGATCAGCCGGCAGCGCCGCTGAATGTGACGTACGGCGAGCTCGCTCGCCGTGCCCGGGCAATCCAAGCCGGGCTCGACGAGCTCGGAATCGGGGAAGGTGAGCGCGTAGGCATCGTCAGCCACAACGCCGGGCGGCTCTTCGAACTGTTCTTCGCCGTCCCCACCAGCGGCCGGATCTTCGTGCCGATCAACTTCCGGCTGCGCCCCGATGAGGTGCAGTTCATCGTCGAACACAGCGGCTGCTCGGTCCTGCTCGTTGACGAGGAGATTGCCGAATCGCTCAAGGGCGTTACGGCGCCGCACAAGTTCGTCGTCGGCAAGGAAAGCGACGACGCGCTGCTGCGGTTTGACACCGAACCACGCCCGTGGCGCAACGTCGACGAGGACGCGTTCGCGACCATCAACTACACCAGTGGGACGACGGCAAACCCGAAGGGCGTCGTACAGACGCATCGGTCGTTGTGGGTCAACGCGGTGACGTTTGCCATGCACATGGGCATAACCGATCGCGATGTATATATGCACACGCTGCCGATGTTTCACTGCAACGGCTGGGGCCTGCCATTTGCTACCACGGCGTTCGGCGTACCCCAGGTCGTCATACGGAAGATCGACGGAGCCGAAATCCTGCGCCGAGTCCAACAGCACGGTGTCACGCTGCTGGCGGGCGCCCCTGCCGTCTGGAATATGACTCTCGATGCGGCCGCTGACTGCGAGGCTGGACAGGTGCCCGGCTCGGGCACGACGCGGATCATCGTGGCCGGTGCGGCGCCGCCGACCAAGACAATCCAGCGAGTGGACGAGGAGCTCGGCTGGGAGTTCAACCAGATTTACGGGCTGACGGAAACCTCACCGTTGATCACGGTCAACAGGACCCGCAAAGAGGATTTGGACAAGTCGCCCGAGGAGCGCGCGAAGCTGCTCGGTCGGGCCGGGGCGCCGACGCTTGGCACCAGCTTTACGACGGCCGAGGACGGCGAGGTCTATGTCCGCTCGAATGTCTGCCTCGATCACTATTGGGAAAACCCGGTGGCGACCGACGAGGCGCTTGAAGGCGGTTGGTTCCACACCGGCGACGGCGGGTCGATCGGCGACGACGGCTACATCACAATCGCCGACCGCAAGAAAGACATCATCATCACCGGTGGCGAGAACGTCTCATCGCTCGAGGTCGAGGACGCGCTGTTCTCACACCCCGCCGTCGCAGAGGTCGCCGTGATCGGCGTACCTGATGAGAAATGGGGCGAGACGATCAAAGCGCTGGTGGTCGTTAATCCGGGCGCCGAGGTTACGGAGGCGGACATCATCGCGCATTGCAAGAAGCTGCTGGCCGGCTATAAAGCACCAACGACCGTGGAGTTCCGCGAGGAAATCCCGCGCACCGCGACCGGGAAGATCCAAAAGTTCAAGCTCCGGCAGCCGTTCTGGGAAGGCCGCGAACGCCAGATCAACTAG
- the acnA gene encoding aconitate hydratase AcnA, with amino-acid sequence MTNASKDSFGAKSTLSVDNADYEIFELSAVKGSEKLPYSLKVLLENLLRTEDGKNVTAEQIQAISQWDPAAEPDTEIQFTPARVIMQDFTGVPCVVDLATMREAVGELGGDTSKINPLAPSELVIDHSVIADVFGRANAFEANVDLEYQRNKERYQFLRWGQSAFDEFKVVPPGTGIVHQVNIEHLARTVFARNGQAYPDTLVGTDSHTTMVNGLGVLGWGVGGIEAEAAMLGQPVSMLIPRVVGFKLSGELPDGATATDLVLTITEMLRDHGVVGKFVEFYGEGVGAVTLANRATIGNMSPEFGSTAAIFPIDDETIRYLTFTGRSPEHVALVEAYAKHQGLWHDTAKEPTYSEYLELDLGAVVPSIAGPKRPQDRIALSNAKNSFREVLPAYVDHREGDSTLGDSFPASDPPTPDSKQEGNGKASHEGSTTTRISRPTKVTLEDGTETEIDHGAVVIAAITSCTNTSNPSVMLAAALLAKKAVDRGLNRKPWVKTTLAPGSKVVMDYYERAGLTPYLEKLGFYLVGYGCTTCIGNSGPLPEAVSAAVNEADLSVTSVLSGNRNFEGRINPDVKMNYLASPPLVVAYAIAGTMDLDLTTEPLGTDTDGKPVFLHDIWPSPQEVQTVMDQAISSQMFSTDYADVFAGDERWQSLPTPTGDIFEWDADSTYVRRPPYFEGMPEKPAPVEDISGARVLLLLGDSVTTDHISPAGAIKGDSPAGKYLQEHGVKRVDFNSYGSRRGNHEVMIRGTFGNIRLRNELLDNVQGGFTRNWLADGEQTTIYEASEAYAAAGVPLVILAGKEYGSGSSRDWAAKGTALLGVKAVVAESYERIHRSNLIGMGVLPLQYAEGQNAQSLGLKGDEEFAISGVTALNDGSIPRTVKVTAGDTSFDAVVRIDTPGEADYFRHGGILQYVLRSLLTK; translated from the coding sequence GTGACCAACGCGAGCAAGGACAGCTTCGGCGCGAAATCGACGTTGTCGGTTGATAACGCCGACTACGAGATTTTTGAGCTAAGCGCCGTCAAGGGGTCCGAAAAGCTCCCATATAGCTTGAAGGTACTGCTTGAAAATCTACTTCGCACTGAGGACGGGAAAAACGTCACGGCGGAGCAGATCCAGGCCATCAGCCAGTGGGACCCAGCGGCTGAGCCGGACACCGAGATTCAGTTCACGCCAGCGCGTGTGATCATGCAGGACTTCACGGGAGTTCCGTGCGTCGTCGACCTTGCCACGATGCGCGAGGCCGTCGGCGAACTCGGCGGCGACACGTCCAAGATCAACCCCCTGGCCCCTTCCGAGCTTGTCATCGACCACTCGGTCATCGCCGATGTATTCGGGCGCGCAAACGCCTTCGAGGCCAACGTTGACCTTGAGTACCAGCGCAACAAGGAGCGCTACCAGTTCCTGCGGTGGGGCCAGAGCGCGTTTGACGAGTTCAAGGTTGTCCCGCCGGGCACCGGCATCGTGCACCAGGTCAACATCGAGCACTTGGCGCGCACGGTCTTCGCGCGCAACGGCCAGGCCTACCCGGACACGCTCGTCGGCACCGACTCGCACACGACGATGGTCAACGGTCTCGGCGTACTTGGCTGGGGTGTCGGCGGTATCGAGGCCGAAGCCGCAATGCTCGGCCAGCCGGTCAGCATGCTGATCCCCCGCGTCGTCGGCTTTAAGCTCAGCGGTGAGCTGCCCGACGGCGCTACCGCGACCGACCTGGTTCTCACGATCACCGAGATGCTGCGCGACCACGGCGTCGTCGGCAAGTTCGTCGAGTTCTACGGCGAAGGCGTCGGCGCCGTCACGCTCGCCAATCGCGCGACCATCGGCAACATGAGCCCCGAGTTCGGTTCCACCGCCGCGATCTTCCCCATCGACGACGAGACGATCCGCTACCTCACCTTCACCGGACGCTCGCCCGAGCACGTGGCGCTGGTCGAGGCGTACGCCAAGCACCAGGGACTCTGGCATGACACGGCTAAGGAGCCGACCTACTCCGAATACCTCGAGCTGGATCTCGGCGCAGTCGTACCGTCGATTGCCGGCCCAAAGCGTCCGCAGGACCGCATCGCACTCAGCAACGCCAAGAACTCCTTCCGCGAGGTACTTCCGGCGTACGTCGACCACCGCGAAGGCGACTCGACACTTGGCGACAGCTTCCCGGCCAGCGATCCACCGACCCCCGACAGCAAGCAAGAGGGCAACGGTAAGGCCAGCCACGAAGGCAGCACCACGACCCGCATCTCACGGCCGACGAAGGTCACGTTGGAAGACGGCACCGAAACGGAGATCGACCATGGTGCCGTGGTCATCGCTGCCATCACCTCATGCACGAACACCTCGAATCCGTCGGTCATGCTGGCCGCTGCACTGCTGGCTAAGAAAGCCGTCGACCGCGGCCTGAACCGCAAGCCATGGGTCAAGACCACGCTCGCGCCCGGGTCCAAGGTGGTCATGGACTACTACGAGCGCGCCGGCCTCACGCCGTACCTCGAGAAACTCGGCTTCTACCTCGTCGGCTACGGCTGCACGACCTGCATCGGCAACTCCGGTCCGCTTCCCGAGGCTGTCTCGGCAGCGGTCAACGAGGCCGATCTGTCGGTCACCTCGGTGTTGTCGGGCAACCGTAACTTCGAGGGCCGGATCAACCCGGACGTCAAGATGAACTACCTGGCCTCGCCGCCGCTGGTCGTCGCGTACGCGATCGCCGGCACGATGGATCTCGATCTGACGACCGAACCGCTCGGCACCGACACCGACGGCAAGCCGGTGTTCCTGCACGACATCTGGCCATCACCGCAAGAAGTGCAGACGGTCATGGACCAGGCCATCAGCTCGCAGATGTTCTCTACGGACTACGCCGACGTATTCGCTGGCGACGAGCGGTGGCAGTCGCTGCCTACCCCGACCGGTGACATCTTCGAATGGGACGCGGATTCGACGTATGTCCGCCGCCCGCCGTACTTCGAAGGCATGCCAGAAAAGCCCGCGCCGGTGGAGGACATCAGTGGAGCTCGCGTCCTCTTGCTGCTGGGCGACTCGGTGACCACCGACCACATCTCGCCTGCCGGCGCCATCAAGGGCGACTCCCCTGCCGGTAAGTACCTGCAGGAGCACGGCGTCAAGCGGGTCGACTTCAACAGCTACGGCTCGCGCCGCGGCAATCACGAAGTCATGATTCGCGGCACGTTCGGCAATATTCGCCTGCGCAACGAGCTGCTGGACAACGTGCAGGGCGGATTCACCCGCAATTGGTTGGCCGATGGTGAGCAGACGACGATCTACGAGGCCTCCGAGGCGTACGCCGCGGCCGGCGTGCCGCTGGTCATCCTGGCCGGCAAGGAATACGGCTCCGGCTCGTCCCGCGACTGGGCGGCCAAAGGTACGGCACTGCTGGGCGTCAAGGCAGTCGTCGCCGAGTCGTACGAGCGCATCCACCGCTCCAACTTGATCGGGATGGGCGTGCTGCCACTGCAGTACGCCGAGGGCCAGAATGCCCAATCGCTTGGTCTGAAGGGTGACGAAGAGTTCGCGATCAGCGGGGTCACAGCACTCAACGACGGTTCGATTCCGCGCACGGTCAAGGTGACCGCGGGCGACACATCGTTCGACGCCGTCGTACGCATCGACACCCCTGGAGAAGCCGACTACTTCCGTCACGGCGGCATCTTGCAGTACGTGTTGCGTTCGCTGTTGACGAAGTAG
- a CDS encoding potassium channel family protein yields the protein MRALGLRVGAAFGLMIAMIVLVYIDRRGYNDSADGSMSLLDCIYYTTVTITTTGYGDITPVSVSARLVNAVIVTPLRIIFLILLIGTTLEVLATQGRERIRAARWRNKMRNHVLIVGYGTKGRSAVETLKTHDITADQIIVIDSSPTAIADAQADGLAGIVGDATRREVLARAEASLAKQIIITADRDDSAVLATLTARQLNSKAYIVVAVREEQNAALVRQSGADSTVTSSEAVGRLLGLSTLSPALGEVLEDLLSSGDGMEVTERDVIDDEIGRSPKWVSDQVMGVKRAGKVYRFFDDEVSALAKGDTLIVVRDASA from the coding sequence GTGCGCGCTTTGGGCTTACGCGTCGGCGCGGCATTCGGGCTGATGATCGCGATGATCGTCCTGGTGTACATCGATCGGCGGGGCTACAACGACTCGGCGGACGGGTCGATGTCGTTGCTCGACTGTATCTACTACACGACGGTGACGATCACGACGACCGGGTACGGCGACATCACGCCGGTCTCGGTCAGTGCCCGGCTGGTCAACGCCGTCATCGTGACACCGCTGCGCATCATCTTCCTAATTCTGTTGATCGGCACGACCCTCGAAGTCCTCGCCACCCAAGGTCGCGAGCGAATTCGCGCCGCCCGATGGAGGAACAAAATGCGCAACCATGTCCTGATCGTCGGTTATGGAACAAAGGGCAGGAGCGCGGTCGAGACGCTTAAAACCCATGACATCACCGCGGACCAGATCATTGTCATCGATTCAAGCCCGACGGCGATTGCCGATGCGCAGGCCGACGGCCTCGCTGGGATCGTCGGGGATGCCACTCGGCGCGAAGTGCTCGCGCGGGCCGAGGCGTCGCTGGCCAAGCAGATCATCATCACCGCGGATCGCGATGACTCCGCGGTGCTCGCTACCTTGACCGCGCGGCAGCTCAACTCCAAGGCCTACATCGTGGTGGCGGTGCGCGAAGAGCAAAACGCCGCGCTCGTCCGGCAAAGCGGCGCCGACTCGACGGTGACTTCGTCCGAGGCCGTCGGCAGGCTGCTCGGGCTGTCGACGCTCAGCCCGGCTCTTGGCGAGGTGCTCGAAGACCTGCTGAGCTCTGGTGACGGGATGGAAGTCACCGAACGCGACGTGATCGACGATGAGATCGGACGATCGCCGAAGTGGGTGAGCGACCAGGTGATGGGCGTCAAACGCGCCGGCAAGGTCTACCGGTTCTTCGACGACGAGGTGAGTGCGCTGGCAAAAGGTGACACGCTGATCGTCGTACGGGACGCCAGCGCCTGA
- a CDS encoding ABC-F family ATP-binding cassette domain-containing protein, whose amino-acid sequence MITAEKLELRAGARILISDATMRVQQGDRIGLVGRNGAGKTTSLKVLAGETLPANGQVEAKGSVGYLPQDPKSGDLTVTAADRVLSARGLDVLIHSMAAMQEKMAATDGEERDRLIKRYSNLEDQFAANGGYSAESEAARICSNLGLPDRVLAQQLETLSGGQRRRVELARILFSDAETLLLDEPTNHLDADSIGWLRDFLKRHDGGLIVISHDVELLEAVVNKVWYLDANRAVLDIYNVGWKDYLKQREVDEKRRRRERANAEKKAGVLMTQADKMRAKATKAVAAQNMARRAEALLQNLEPEAQHDRVARVKFPTPVPAGRTPLMAEGLSKSYGSLEIFAGVDLAIDRGARVVVLGLNGAGKTTLLRLLFGVETPDTGRVVPGHGLRMGYFAQEHDLIDPERTVLQNISSASPDAAAADVRKILGAFLFSGDSVDQPAGTLSGGEKTRLALASLVSSGANVLLLDEPTNNLDPVSREQVLDALKTYTGAVILVTHDEGAVQALQPEKVIMLPDGVEDNWSPDLTDLVALA is encoded by the coding sequence TTGATTACCGCCGAAAAGCTTGAGCTGCGCGCCGGCGCACGCATCCTGATCTCCGACGCGACCATGCGTGTCCAGCAGGGAGACCGGATCGGGCTGGTGGGGCGTAATGGTGCCGGAAAGACCACCAGCCTCAAGGTGCTTGCCGGTGAGACGCTGCCGGCCAACGGCCAGGTTGAGGCGAAGGGTTCGGTTGGGTATCTTCCACAGGACCCGAAGAGCGGCGACCTGACTGTCACCGCGGCCGACCGGGTGCTCTCCGCCCGCGGGCTCGACGTACTTATCCATTCGATGGCCGCGATGCAGGAGAAGATGGCCGCCACCGATGGCGAGGAACGCGACCGGCTGATCAAGCGATACTCCAATCTCGAGGACCAGTTCGCCGCCAACGGCGGGTACTCAGCCGAGAGTGAAGCGGCCCGGATTTGCTCAAATCTCGGATTGCCTGATCGTGTTCTTGCTCAGCAGCTCGAAACGCTGTCCGGTGGTCAACGTCGGCGGGTGGAGCTTGCCCGGATCCTGTTCTCGGACGCAGAGACACTCCTGCTTGACGAGCCGACCAACCACCTTGACGCCGACTCAATCGGCTGGCTGCGCGACTTCCTCAAACGGCACGACGGGGGACTGATCGTGATCAGCCACGACGTCGAGCTACTCGAGGCTGTCGTCAACAAGGTCTGGTATCTCGACGCTAACCGCGCCGTCCTCGATATCTACAACGTGGGATGGAAGGACTACCTGAAACAGCGCGAGGTCGACGAGAAGCGCCGCCGCCGTGAGCGCGCGAATGCCGAAAAGAAGGCCGGCGTGCTCATGACCCAGGCGGACAAGATGCGCGCGAAGGCGACTAAGGCCGTGGCCGCGCAGAATATGGCGCGCCGCGCCGAGGCATTGTTGCAAAACCTCGAACCCGAAGCGCAGCACGACCGGGTTGCACGGGTCAAATTCCCGACGCCGGTGCCGGCCGGGCGGACACCGCTCATGGCGGAGGGCCTGTCAAAGTCCTATGGTTCGCTGGAGATTTTCGCCGGCGTCGATCTGGCAATCGACCGCGGCGCGCGAGTCGTCGTACTCGGCCTCAACGGGGCCGGCAAGACAACGCTGCTGCGGCTGCTGTTCGGTGTCGAGACGCCGGATACCGGACGCGTCGTACCGGGCCACGGCCTGCGGATGGGTTACTTCGCCCAAGAGCACGACCTGATCGACCCCGAGCGCACCGTCCTGCAGAATATCTCGTCCGCGTCGCCGGACGCCGCGGCCGCCGACGTAAGGAAGATTCTCGGCGCTTTCTTGTTCTCTGGGGACAGTGTTGACCAGCCGGCCGGCACGTTATCCGGCGGTGAGAAGACCCGCCTCGCGTTGGCCAGCCTGGTCAGCAGCGGGGCCAATGTGTTGTTGCTCGACGAGCCCACGAACAACCTTGATCCCGTCTCGCGCGAACAGGTACTCGACGCGCTGAAGACTTACACTGGCGCCGTCATCCTGGTGACTCACGACGAAGGCGCCGTCCAGGCACTGCAGCCGGAGAAGGTCATCATGCTGCCGGACGGCGTGGAGGACAACTGGTCGCCGGACCTGACGGACCTCGTCGCCCTCGCTTAA
- a CDS encoding sulfite exporter TauE/SafE family protein has protein sequence MATHWVVLIGGLVVLAGSVVQGSVGLGISQVAAPILMIIDPGLMPGSMILVAALLPVITLIREHSDIDWIGLAWAFPGRLIGTALGGWLVVVVSSDVLGFVLATMVLAAALVSLVHWRPRPRPGNLLAAGFVSGVGATATSIGGPPIALVYQNQHPAVVRSTLAVYFLVGNIFSIGALLAVGHLTARQGQFALIFLPFVIAGFALAVWLRRYLDLNKTRAAVLGLSVISSLVLIIRAVT, from the coding sequence TTGGCGACGCACTGGGTTGTCCTTATCGGCGGGCTCGTCGTCTTGGCGGGCTCCGTCGTGCAGGGCAGCGTCGGCCTGGGCATCTCGCAGGTGGCCGCACCGATACTGATGATCATCGACCCCGGCTTGATGCCGGGGTCGATGATTTTGGTAGCTGCGCTTCTTCCGGTCATCACGCTCATCCGGGAACACTCGGACATCGACTGGATCGGCCTGGCCTGGGCGTTTCCGGGACGGCTGATCGGTACGGCGCTGGGCGGCTGGCTGGTGGTCGTGGTCAGCTCCGACGTACTCGGATTCGTGCTCGCGACGATGGTGCTCGCGGCCGCCCTCGTAAGCCTGGTCCACTGGCGCCCGAGGCCACGGCCGGGAAACCTGCTCGCCGCCGGGTTCGTGAGCGGGGTCGGCGCCACCGCCACGTCAATCGGCGGCCCGCCGATCGCGCTGGTCTACCAAAACCAGCATCCGGCCGTCGTACGCTCCACGCTCGCGGTGTACTTCCTAGTGGGCAACATCTTTTCGATCGGCGCCCTTCTGGCGGTCGGTCACCTTACCGCCCGACAAGGACAGTTCGCACTTATCTTCCTGCCTTTTGTGATCGCCGGCTTCGCACTCGCGGTCTGGCTGCGGCGCTATCTCGACCTCAACAAGACGCGGGCGGCTGTACTGGGGCTGTCGGTGATCTCGTCGCTGGTACTCATTATCCGAGCCGTGACCTAA
- the sufU gene encoding Fe-S cluster assembly sulfur transfer protein SufU: MQLESMYQDILLDHYRNPHGKGLREPYDAQSHQVNPTCGDEVTLRVKLSEDKSIVEDVSYEGIGCSISQAAESVLYELVVGKSLDEAMRTSNAFTEMVTGKGEVVPDEDVLDDAVAFAGVAKFPARVKCALLGWMAFKDATAQTGALAPEGK; the protein is encoded by the coding sequence ATGCAACTGGAATCGATGTATCAGGACATCCTGTTGGACCATTACCGCAATCCACACGGTAAAGGCCTGCGGGAGCCTTACGACGCGCAGTCGCATCAGGTCAACCCGACCTGTGGCGACGAAGTGACATTGCGGGTCAAGCTCAGCGAGGACAAGTCCATCGTCGAAGATGTGTCATACGAAGGGATCGGGTGCTCCATCAGCCAGGCTGCGGAGTCCGTGCTTTACGAACTTGTCGTCGGCAAGAGTCTCGACGAGGCCATGCGGACGTCTAACGCATTTACCGAAATGGTGACCGGCAAGGGCGAGGTCGTGCCGGATGAGGATGTACTCGACGACGCTGTAGCGTTCGCAGGTGTTGCAAAGTTTCCCGCCCGGGTGAAGTGTGCTCTTCTAGGGTGGATGGCATTTAAGGACGCCACGGCTCAAACAGGTGCACTTGCACCGGAAGGAAAGTAG
- a CDS encoding phosphatase PAP2 family protein has translation MRHTRYGLLLAYAFVLVVSIIVYGVPLDRLGITLWVLSGLTVYSFGRGFRYFLRILLDWIPFTAVLFLYDYTRGLADTLGMPTHVTEPIAADRLMFGGVPTEWLQAHFYTPGYAHWYDVLVTLVYLSHFFTTPLIAIVLWIRNRDRFRSWIAVVLAMALAGLATYILYPMAPPWYAGEAGLLHNVHRISGLGWNYLGLTVARHVLDTGQTLANDVAAMPSLHTGFAALAVGFFMIRAPWWRRVLLCLYPLAMGLALVYSGEHYVIDVLAGIAYAVAIITVWQAYVRVRARSCAGRAHLNVNETVGIENTAPVH, from the coding sequence GTGCGCCATACGCGATATGGGCTACTGCTGGCGTACGCATTCGTTTTGGTTGTGTCGATCATCGTGTACGGCGTGCCGCTTGATCGCCTTGGAATCACTCTCTGGGTTCTGTCGGGCCTGACCGTCTACTCCTTCGGTCGCGGGTTCCGATACTTTCTGCGAATTCTGCTCGACTGGATCCCCTTCACCGCCGTCCTGTTCTTGTACGACTACACGCGGGGGCTGGCCGATACGCTCGGTATGCCGACCCACGTGACCGAGCCGATTGCGGCAGATCGGTTGATGTTTGGCGGCGTCCCGACGGAATGGCTGCAGGCGCACTTCTACACGCCGGGCTATGCACATTGGTACGACGTGCTCGTCACTCTTGTCTACCTGAGCCACTTCTTCACGACACCGCTCATCGCGATCGTCCTTTGGATCCGTAACCGGGACCGGTTCAGGTCCTGGATCGCCGTCGTGCTCGCTATGGCGCTGGCCGGCTTGGCGACCTACATCCTCTACCCGATGGCGCCGCCCTGGTACGCCGGAGAGGCAGGTCTGCTGCACAACGTGCACCGCATTTCCGGTTTGGGCTGGAATTATCTCGGACTGACGGTGGCTCGCCATGTGCTGGACACCGGCCAGACCCTCGCCAACGACGTGGCCGCCATGCCGTCGCTGCACACCGGCTTCGCCGCTCTCGCCGTCGGGTTTTTCATGATCCGCGCTCCGTGGTGGCGGCGGGTCTTGCTCTGTCTCTATCCGCTGGCGATGGGCTTGGCGCTGGTGTATTCCGGCGAGCACTATGTGATCGACGTACTCGCGGGGATCGCATACGCCGTCGCGATCATCACCGTTTGGCAGGCATACGTCCGAGTACGGGCCCGTTCGTGCGCTGGCAGGGCACATCTCAATGTCAATGAGACGGTAGGGATCGAGAACACTGCACCGGTCCACTAA
- a CDS encoding metal-sulfur cluster assembly factor, whose amino-acid sequence MSQNDVSEKTADNTEETAAPGGAVAVASIDDVEEAMRDVVDPELGINVVDLGLVYGLNVDEANVATIDMTLTSAACPLTDVIEDQTMQALTGGPGAGLCADAKINWVWMPPWSMDKITDDGREQLRALGFNI is encoded by the coding sequence ATGTCCCAGAACGATGTGTCTGAGAAGACCGCAGATAACACCGAAGAGACCGCCGCTCCCGGCGGTGCCGTCGCTGTCGCGTCTATCGACGATGTCGAGGAGGCGATGCGCGACGTTGTTGATCCTGAGCTCGGCATCAACGTCGTCGACCTTGGCCTGGTCTACGGACTCAACGTCGATGAAGCCAACGTGGCCACGATCGACATGACCCTCACCTCCGCGGCCTGTCCGCTGACCGACGTCATCGAGGACCAGACGATGCAGGCCTTGACCGGCGGTCCAGGTGCGGGCCTGTGCGCGGACGCCAAAATCAACTGGGTCTGGATGCCACCGTGGAGCATGGACAAGATCACCGATGACGGGCGCGAGCAGCTTCGCGCACTTGGCTTCAACATTTAA